TCCATCTCGGCAATAACGACCTGGGCAATTACGGCGTGCAAGCCCTGGCTGAATCCCCTTATCTTGGGAAGCTGAAGGTGCTGAATCTCCATTCCAACCGGATCGGTCCGGCGGGTGCCTTGGCCTTGGCTCAATCGTCTCAGTTCCCGCAACTGGCCACTCTGATTGTGAGCCGCAATCCGCTCGGCGACGCCGGAGCAGAGGCGTTGGCCCAGTCGGCGAACTGGCAGAACCTCTCGGTCCTGAACCTGGGGTACGCCGGGATTGGACCCGCCGGGGCAGCCGCCTTGGCCCAATCGGCCCTCCTCCAAAACCTGACCACCCTCAACCTGCAAGGCAATGCGATCGGCGATGAGGGAGCAGCGGCCCTCGCCGCCTCGCCCCACCTCCAAAAACTCACAACCCTGGAACTGGGAGGAAACGCGATCGGCGATGAGGGAGCAGCGGCCCTCGCCGCCTCGCCCTACCTCCAAAAACTCACAACCCTGATCTTGTGGAACAACCGGCTCAGCACAGAAGGAGCGAAATCGCTGGCTCAGTCCCCTTTCCTCCAGAATCTCGCCACCCTCAAACTTCAGGGCAATCTGATCGGCGAGGAGGGCTGGGACGCCTTAGAGAAGTCGCCGCATTTGCGCCGCTGCCGCTCGGATTTCCGCCTTCAGAGGAAAAGGACCTTCAGTACGGGCGATCCGAGTTGACACGCGCCGCCGGTCTCTTGATCGATCTGGATCAATAGGGGAACTTCATTCCATCTCTGGAGCAACGCGCAGCGCCGGTTTCTGGGAGGACACATCACTCCCCTCCCCTCACCATTTATCTTCCGGCAGGTCGTAGAAGAGGCCGAGGTAGGAGTGGTAGCGCCGGGGACTGATGCGATTGCGAGCGACGGCCTGCTGGATGGCGCAGCCGGTCTCGTGGGTGTGGGTGCAATCGGCGAAGGCACACAGGGGCACAAACGGCCGGAACTCCAGGAACAGCCCTTCCACTTCTTCTCGCTGGATCTTCCAGAGCTGGAGCTGGCGCACGCCGGGAGTATCGACCACCCATCCCCCGTCGGGCAAGGGGAGAAGCTGAGCGTAGGTCGTGGTGTGGCGCCCTTTCTCGGTAGCGGCACTGACCGCGCGCGTCGGCAGATGCAAATCCGGCAGGAGAGCATTAAGCAGGGAAGATTTGCCTACCCCGGATTGCCCCGCGAAGACGGTGACCCGCTGGTGCAGATACTGCCGCAGGTGCTCCAGGCCATAGCCGGTGGTAGCGCTGGTGAGCAGCACGGGAATGCCCAACTGGGCGTAGTAGCCGATGAGGGGCTGATAGACGGACGGCTCAGGCACCAGGTCCACCTTGTTGAGGAGGATGAGGGGCTGAAGCTGGCCGAGGGCGGCCGCCGCCAGATAGCGGTCGATCAGGTGGGGTTTGAGTTCCGGCTGCATCAGGGAGAGTACGATAGCCGCCTGATCGACATTGGCCGCGACGACATGTTCCCGTCCCCGGCTGGCCCGGGTGAGCAAGCCGTGGCGCGGTTCCACGCGTTCGATGAGTCCTTCACGCGGGGCGTTGGGATCGCCGCCACTGGCCGGGGCGGGCCGGAGCCAAACCACGTCGCCGCAGGTGACGACGTGGCGCTCCTCCGTCGCCAGACTTTTGAGCAAGCGGCGGACGGCACAGCGGTAGGTGCGGCCATCCTCCCCCGCGACGATCGACAGCAAGCCGTGGACCCGCAACACTCGACCCCGGATGCACTGCTGCGAATCGACCGCCGGCAAGGCAGCCGCCTCTCCCTCGCCCGTCCCTTCCGTAACCACCGTGCGCCGCCGCGACAATTCCCCCTTGGCGCGGACCCGCTCGCTGGTGGGAATGTCGTCCGCCTCCTCCCCGCTGGCGAACTCCCGCGTCAGGTCTTTCTCCCGCCGCCGCCGGGACAGATTCTTGCGCAGCTCCACGCGAATTTTCTTCTTCGGCGGTTCCCGCTCGGACTCAGCATCAGAGGATCGGCTCATACCGATCATCATACGCCCTTCTCCGCCCGCCGAGCACCCGATTTGCACACCTTCCACCAAAATATTCTGAAGCACATCCCTCTTGCTTCTTCTGCCTTCCCCGCAAGCCCACCCTTGACGGAACCGTCTCACTTCCTCACACTGGGAACAAGATCACCCCACCTAAGGAGAGGAACGGGAATAATTCAAGGGGGAATCCCAAACTCCCCATGCCAGAAACGGGAACACCCCCTCTGGGAAAGCAGGACGCTCCCCCACTGGTGCCGACTCGACCCTCTCAAGCTCAAGGAGATTCCCCATGATCCGAACCCTTGTCGGGAAACCCACTGCATGGCCTGCCTTCGTCCTGGCGGCAAGTCTGGGGCTGGGCGCGAACACGGCCTGGGCCGCCGAGGTGCAAGCGGAAGTCCTGCCGGGAGCGATCGTGTTCAAGGTCGGGCAGGAGGTGGTCGCGCGGTATGTGACGGACAAGCAGTATGCCAAGCCTTTCCTTTATCCGTTGCGGGCGCCATGCGGGGCGCCGGTCACGCGCGGCTGGCCGGTGGAAAAGGGGCTGCCCGGAGAAGTCACCACCGACCACGTCCACCAGAAATCAGTCTGGTTCTGCCACGGCGATGTCATCCCCGAAGGGATTCCGCTCAAAATCCTGACCACGGAGCGCGGCGGGCGGGGAGTGGACTTCTGGAGCGAAGCGCGGGACAAGGACGGCACTCCCCGGCACGGGCGGATCGTCTGCGTCCAGGTCGGCAAACCGCAGGTGGTACGCCCCGGCCACATCCGCGTGGAAACGCTCAACGAATGGCTAACCCCGGAGGGGACCCGCATCCTGGACGAAGTCCGCGTGATCCACTTCCTCGACTGCCCGCACGGTCGGCTGTTCGTCTTCGACATCACCTTGCAGGCCAAGGTCTGCCCCATCACCTTCGGGGATACGAAGGAAGGCTCGTTTGGCATCCGGGTGCACGACGCCCTGCGGCCCAGCGTCGCCGGCGGAGGCACCATCACCACGGCCGAGGGGAAGACTATCACGCCTCCGGCCAAGGATAACCTGCCCATCTGGGGCCATCCCGCCGCTTGGATCGACTATTCCGGCAAAGTCGGGGACAAGGCGGTAGGGGTGGCTGTCTTCGATCATCCGTCCAACCCCCCGGCGAGCTGGCATGTGCGCGCCTACGGTTTGAACGCCGCCAACCCCTTCGGGCGCCAGCGCAGCGGTTTTCCCTCCCAGAAGGGGAAAACGGAGCTGCTCCACCTGGCCAAAGGCGTGGAGCTGAAACTGCGCTACGGTGTGTATGCGCACGACGGGGACGCCGCCGCCGCCCAGGTAGCCCAGGTGTACGAACTGTTCCGCAAGCTGTAAGACAAACACGCCAGCGCGGCGCAAGCGGGCCGAGGCCGTTGGCCTCGCGGACAGGGTTCGGTCCGACTGCCCCCCTGCGCTGCCAGCGTCCGGTCCGACCGGCACGGCTGGCATGCCCGCGAGCTGACTGGTTCTGCCGCATCCTCCGCCTGCTCGGCCAAGGCAAGGCTGCTTGGCCAAGGGAAGGGTAGGTTAGGGTGCCGCGGCCCGGAGCAACAGGAACGTTTTTTCGAGCCGAAGCCAACATGAATCTTTTGGAGCGCATCCGAGAATGGGTCCGGCCGGCGCTCGCCGCGCTGGTTTCGGAAACCGCGGTGATCGAGGAGCTGCTGGGCACGATTCGTACTGCCGGCAGGCCGGAACATGGGGATTACCAGATCAACGCCGCTCTCCCTTTGGCCAAGCGCCTGGGCCGGCCCCCCCGTCAGATCGCCGAGGAATTGCTCCGGCACCTGCCCCCCGCGGAGGCTTGGGAAACCCCGGAAATCGCCGGACCGGGCTTCATCAATCTGCGCTACCGCAATAGTTTCCTGGCCGAAACCTTGACAGCGGTGGCTGCGGATGAGCGGCTGGGCGTCGCACCGGTCCGCCCTCCCCGCCGTTACGTCATCGACTACAGCAGCCCCAATGTCGCCAAGCCGCTGCACGTCGGCCATCTCCGCAGCACCATCCTGGGAGACGCTCTGACCCGCCTGTTGCGCTTCCTGGGGCATACCGTCATCACCGATAACCACCTGGGCGACTGGGGCACGCAATTCGGCATTCTCATCTACGGCTACAAGCATTTCGTTGACCCCCAGGCTTATGCGGCGGACCCGGTCCGGGAGCTGGCCCGCTTGTATGTCCATGTGCGCAGCCTGTTCCGCAAAAAAGGGGACGACGACGAGGACGAAGACGGCGGCGATGACCCCATCCGCCAGGCCTGCCGGCTCGAAACCGCCCGCCTCCACGCCGGCGATCCCGAAAACCTCGCCCTCTGGCGGCAATTCCTTCCCCACTGCCTGGAGATGATCGAGCGCATCTACCGCCGCCTCGGCATTCTCCCCTTCGACTACCAGTTAGGGGAAAGTTTCTACCATCCGTTTCTGCCGGCGATCGTGGAGGAAATGCTCGCACGGGGTCTGGCCGAAGAAAGCGAAGGGGCGGTGGTCATTCCCAATCCTGCCGGGCGGATTCCGCGCACCCCGGAGGAGTGGCAGCGGGACGACCCGCCGGGCATCCTCCGCAAGCGGGACGGCGCCTTCACCTACCTGGCCACCGACTTGGCCACCATCCGCTACCGCGTCGAGCATTTCCAGCCGGACGCCATTCTGTACGTGGTGGACGCCCGCCAGGCGCTGCACTTCCGCACCTTGTTCGCCCAGGCCCGCCGCTGGGGCTACAACCAGGTCGAACTGCACCACATCAGCTTTGGCACGATCCTGGGAGAAGACCGCCGCCCCTTCGCTTCCCGCACGGGAGGAGCGCCGGAACTCGAAGAGCTGATCGAACAAGCTGTCCGCTTGGGACGGCACAAATACGAGCAGTCCCGTCAGGAACGGCTCGCCCAAGGCCACAAACTCCCGGACTTGAGCGACGCGGAGATCGCGGCCATCGCCGAAGCCGTGGGCATTGGCGCGATCAAATACGCCGATCTCAGCCAGAATCGCACAAGCGACTACGTCTTTAGTTACGACAAAATGCTCGCCACCGACGGAAACACTGCCACCTACATGCAATATGCCTACGCCCGCTGCCGTAGTATCTTCCGCGAAGGAAACGTGGCCGAGGAGCGCTTCCGCACCCAACCCCCACCGATCCAGATCACTCACCCCAGCGAGCGGGCTTTGGCCCTGCAACTGCTCCGCTTCCCGGAAGCCTTACAGGCCGCCGCCAGCGAATACCTCCCCCACTACCTCACCAATTACCTGTGGGAGCTGGCAAAGACCTTCAGCGGCTTCTTCGAGCATTGCCCGGTGCTCAAAGCCGAGCCGGCTTCCCTGCGGGACAGCCGCCTGCTCTTGGTGGACCTGACGGCCCGCATCCTGCGCCAAACCCTGGAGCTGCTCGGCATCCGCACCGTGGAACGGATGTGATGGCAGCGGGTCGCTATCGGCGTAGCCCCCGCCTACCCCACCTCGGAATATCCCGTCTCAGGGTCGGGCATAGCGTTCGGCGCGTGCGGCGAGCTGATCGGCCAGAGGGGCACGACCCGGCATGGCGGCATGGAAGGCGGCGTACTGCCCGCGGTAGGTCCGCCAGGCCCGTGCAGCGATACCCCAGGCTTCCCGCGCGTCCTCCCGCAAGCGGGGAGCATCCGCCGCCGAAGCATGTTCGTAGCGCAGTTGCACCCGCTCCGCCTGTTCATGCTGGCAGAGGGCGAGTAGGAAGGTGGCCTCGGCCTGGCCCACTTCGCACACCGCCTGGTCCAGGAGCACCGCCGCCGCCTCGCTCCGCCAGTGCTGCTCGATCCGCGCCAAAGCGTCCGGATCGCGCCCGATCTTCTCGTAGAGTTCCACCGCCTGCTGAATCCACTCGCGGCGGAGCCGATCGACATTCGGTGTGTTGCGGATGCGGGACAATCCCCGGCCAAACTCATCCTGCAAGCTGACCAGCAACCGGGCTGCATCCTGGAACTGACCCCGCTGAATGCGCTCGCGCGGCGTCGGCGGCTCCAGAAACCGCACGGCATACTGCGTCCGGGCCACCTGGGCGATCCGCTCCCCCACATCCCGCATCAAGGCGGCGTTCTCCCGTAACTCCGCGGGCACCACTTGCCCCGGCGGCGGAAGCTGCGACAGATAGTACAGGTCGAACACCCGGCTGCCGACCGGCGATGAATCGCTGCCCCCATGATCGGGCGGCAGGAAGGTGCGGCTGGTCCGCCCGTAGGCGAAGCGATCCTCCAGTGGATTCCAGAAGCGGGGCTGCCACTCCCCCCAGCGTTTCTGCCACGCTCCCGGATCGATCGCCAGCTGCACCTGCAACGCTTCACCGAGTTTGTCCTGCAACAGGCGCATGCGAGGTGAGAGAGCGGAAACCGGCACGGCCAGATACAGGACGGCGCTCCGCACCGCCTCCACTGTCAGGCCGGAGACATGCTCGCGAGCGGCGAACCAGTCCGCATACGCTGAAGGATTGGCCCGCAGGCTGCGCCACATCGCCGGGAACGGCACCCCGCGCCACGGATCGAACAGCAGCACGTCCTGATCCAGGCGCACGCCCACGGCCCAGAACGGCCCCCGCGGCGCACCCGTGAGTACTTGATCCCCCGCCAAGGCCACATGGCCGGCGTGATGGGCGACGGCCTCCGGCGGACCCACCAAGCAGCCTTCCAAACCCATTTGCTGCACCACGGCCAGAAAGACATACATCCGCTCCAGGCCAGAACCCGTACCGCGGCGCAACACCGCTGTGGGCGGCAAAGCCGTGGCCATTAGACCCCGTTCGGTCGGCACCACCCACGGCTGAAGCCACACATGCCGGCACACCCAGGCGAACGCCCGCTCCGCTTTCTCCCGATCCGTCATTTCCGGGAGCACCACCTGGCGCGCCACATCCCGCAGGTAGAGGCAGTCCGCCAGATAAACGCCATCTTGCGGGGTGAATTGCAGGGAGCGTAGCTCCTCGCGATCGCCGGTATCTAGAGGCACCAGCCGCTGCAATCCCTCCAGGGCTTCGGCGGACAGTGCCGGAGGGCGCAGGGCTTCATCCGCTCCCAGTTCCTGATTGAGTGTCTGCATCAGGGCGCGGCAGGCGGTGGCGCTGGTCTCCTTGCGCAGTTGCCGCAGGGCGTTGTCCCACGGGTCTGTCCGCTCAGCAGTTCCAGTCCCCTCTTGAGGGGCCACCAGACGCGGGGGCCGACTGCAACCCGCTGCCACTGTCCCCAACACGAGGGCCATCACCAGACTAAGCCGGACGAGAAAACGAGTCCGAATCACGCATTGGGAGCGTTTCGAGCATTCAGGGGCTGGTAAGCGATCGGGTTCACTCACGATTTCTATCCTGGAGAGAACTCTCAAGCACCACCTGGCGCAGTCGCAGGCAGACACGGATCACCTCCGGCAGTTGGTCGAGCGGGAGCATATTGGGGCCATCGGAGGGGGCCTGATCGGGGTCCGGGTGGGTTTCCAGGAACAGGCCATCGCACCCGGCAGCCACAGCGGCACGGGCCAAAAGCGGCACCATTGAGCGATCCCCTCCGCTGCGATCGCCCAGCGCCCCTGGTTTCTGTACGCTGTGCGTGGCATCAAAGATCACCGGCGCGCCGCACTGTTGCATCCAAGCAATGCCGCGCATGTCGTTGACCAGCCAGCCGTAGCCGAAGGTCGTCCCCCGCTCCGTCAGCAGCACCCGCTCATTGCCCACATCCGCCAGTTTGGCGATCACCTGCCGCATCTCCCAGGGTGCCATGAATTGGCCCTTCTTCACGTTCACCACCCGCCCGGTGCGCCCGCAGGCTTCCAAGAGGTCGGTCTGCCGGGCCAAAAACGCCGGCACTTGCAGCACGTCGCACACCTCCGCCGCTGCCGCCGCTTGATACGGCTCGTGCACGTCCGTGGTCACTGGCAAGCCCGTCGCCGCCCGCACCGCTGCTAGCGCCGCCAGACCCGCCTCCAACCCTACACCCCGGAACGACCGCCCCGACGAACGATTCGCCTTGTCAAACGACGCCTTGAACACCAACGGCAGGCCCAACTCATCCGCCAGACGCCGCAAACGCTCCGCCACCATCAGCACATGGTCCCGGCTCTCGATGACGCACGGACCGCAAATCCACAGCAGCGGTTGATCTGCTCCGACCGTGTACGGCCCCACCCGGACTGGCCGATACCCTCCGGCTTCGCTCCGCTCTGCCATAGCTGCGCCTCCTTGCTCGCCCCCAGTCGCCGCGGGCTGGTCTTCCACCCTCCCGCCATCCCCGCATCTCCTGCCGCCGGTGCCGCTTTCGTCCTGATTCCAGGCAGCACCCTTGGCCTTTTGAGGGAGGGCATCTTCCATATCGTTGTAACCCCCCGCGCACAAGATGGCCAAAACGACCGCTCTCCTTCCTCTCCTCACCATTCAGGGCACACTCCTGGCTTTACCTTCTCAGGGCACACACACCTGGCTTTACCTTCCCGCGCAACTTCTGGTTTTCTATCCTCGTTTTCCCCTGGAATCCCAAAGCAACCGCATTCAGGACGGGGTAAGGAAGCGAACCCAGAGAGACGGCCCCCCTCGCCGCCGGCGGCTCACTGTCCCCTGCCGACCGGCTAAGGAGTCTGGAGGGGAGGGAATTGGGCTTGTAATTTTTACCGCCTGCATGGCAAAAAGTGCTCTTACTTTGGGAGATGTGACCTGGTAAAGTGCCGCCCGTCCTGGGACGGGATGCGTTCCCGCAGAGCAGAACCGGCGGGGCGCAACAGGGAGGGGGTGCCGGTGGCTCGTCCCCGCCGCTTACGCAGCAAGTTGTTGCTCGGTCTGGGCCTGATGGTCGGCAGTGTGGGGCTGCTCCTGGGCGGCACCCTCTACGGCATTCGGGCCTATTACACCACCGTCCGGGTCACCGAACGGAAGATGTATGAGCTACAACTGGCAAACATTCTCATCGAAACGCTCAAAGGGGCGGATGCGGCGGAACCCACGGTAGAAGCCCTGCAAGCGGTGGAGGCCCATCTGAGCATTTTCCGGGAGGAACAGGAGCGCTCCGTCAGCGCCGGCCTAGACCCTGACGCGGGAGACCAGGAGCGCGGCCTGCTGGACCAACTGGCGCGCGATGTGCAACAACTGCAATGGCTGCTGCACGAGTTGAAAAGCTCGCCCCGGCTGCTCCCGGACGGGCGAAGCGAACCGCTCGGCCAGCATCCCCCACTGCGCACCCTCTTCGATCGCGCCCGCCGCAGCGCGGAACATCTTCGCTTGGCGATCATTCACGACATCGAAAGCAGCACGCGGCAGGCCAATCGGACCATCCGCCAAAGCCAGTGGGTTGTCGCCCTGGCGGCGACCTGGGCGGTGGTCCTGGTCCTGACTCTGCTCTATTACTTCCGCGTGTGGATGTTCGCACCCATCCGGCAATTGCAAGCGGGCGTCCAGCGCGTCCATGCCGGCGACTTCTCCCAGCCGATCTGCTTGCATTCCGGGGATGAATTGCAGGAACTGGCCGACGAATTCAACGCCATGACTGCCCGCCTGGCCGCCGTCTATGCGGACCTGGCCCGCCAGGTCGATGAACGGAGCCGGCAACTGGTCCGCAGCGAACGGATGGTCTCCGTCGGTTTTCTCGCCGCCGGCGTCGCCCACGAGATCAACAATCCCCTGGCCAGCATCCTCTTTTGTGCCGAAGCCCTGGAGCGCCGCCTCAAGGACCTGATCCCGGCGGACATTAGCTCCTCTCCTCTGCCCGCCTCCGCCTCTCCCCTGCCGCCCCCTGCCGCGGAGGACCGCGAGGTCATCATCCGCTACCTGAGCATG
The Thermogemmata fonticola DNA segment above includes these coding regions:
- a CDS encoding TIGR02996 domain-containing protein; its protein translation is MRERPVPEPLKVEPWWQRFGFEVKALLRQIAQSPFDPLPRLILADALEEAGAPTRAEFIRLQVQHLRDQLLSWEDDSFLTRRERQLLARHRAEWLQGLPKGLKWQFWGGLAEGVEIEQAEELERAKRHLDVRRVLWRVNSREHLLTHLALLSGVAALHLSGRRIEAAGVALLVHSPYVQDLAVLNLWDNRINVSGAATLANSPYLQNLSALHLGNNDLGNYGVQALAESPYLGKLKVLNLHSNRIGPAGALALAQSSQFPQLATLIVSRNPLGDAGAEALAQSANWQNLSVLNLGYAGIGPAGAAALAQSALLQNLTTLNLQGNAIGDEGAAALAASPHLQKLTTLELGGNAIGDEGAAALAASPYLQKLTTLILWNNRLSTEGAKSLAQSPFLQNLATLKLQGNLIGEEGWDALEKSPHLRRCRSDFRLQRKRTFSTGDPS
- the rsgA gene encoding ribosome small subunit-dependent GTPase A, whose translation is MMIGMSRSSDAESEREPPKKKIRVELRKNLSRRRREKDLTREFASGEEADDIPTSERVRAKGELSRRRTVVTEGTGEGEAAALPAVDSQQCIRGRVLRVHGLLSIVAGEDGRTYRCAVRRLLKSLATEERHVVTCGDVVWLRPAPASGGDPNAPREGLIERVEPRHGLLTRASRGREHVVAANVDQAAIVLSLMQPELKPHLIDRYLAAAALGQLQPLILLNKVDLVPEPSVYQPLIGYYAQLGIPVLLTSATTGYGLEHLRQYLHQRVTVFAGQSGVGKSSLLNALLPDLHLPTRAVSAATEKGRHTTTYAQLLPLPDGGWVVDTPGVRQLQLWKIQREEVEGLFLEFRPFVPLCAFADCTHTHETGCAIQQAVARNRISPRRYHSYLGLFYDLPEDKW
- a CDS encoding DUF6807 domain-containing protein, whose protein sequence is MIRTLVGKPTAWPAFVLAASLGLGANTAWAAEVQAEVLPGAIVFKVGQEVVARYVTDKQYAKPFLYPLRAPCGAPVTRGWPVEKGLPGEVTTDHVHQKSVWFCHGDVIPEGIPLKILTTERGGRGVDFWSEARDKDGTPRHGRIVCVQVGKPQVVRPGHIRVETLNEWLTPEGTRILDEVRVIHFLDCPHGRLFVFDITLQAKVCPITFGDTKEGSFGIRVHDALRPSVAGGGTITTAEGKTITPPAKDNLPIWGHPAAWIDYSGKVGDKAVGVAVFDHPSNPPASWHVRAYGLNAANPFGRQRSGFPSQKGKTELLHLAKGVELKLRYGVYAHDGDAAAAQVAQVYELFRKL
- the argS gene encoding arginine--tRNA ligase is translated as MNLLERIREWVRPALAALVSETAVIEELLGTIRTAGRPEHGDYQINAALPLAKRLGRPPRQIAEELLRHLPPAEAWETPEIAGPGFINLRYRNSFLAETLTAVAADERLGVAPVRPPRRYVIDYSSPNVAKPLHVGHLRSTILGDALTRLLRFLGHTVITDNHLGDWGTQFGILIYGYKHFVDPQAYAADPVRELARLYVHVRSLFRKKGDDDEDEDGGDDPIRQACRLETARLHAGDPENLALWRQFLPHCLEMIERIYRRLGILPFDYQLGESFYHPFLPAIVEEMLARGLAEESEGAVVIPNPAGRIPRTPEEWQRDDPPGILRKRDGAFTYLATDLATIRYRVEHFQPDAILYVVDARQALHFRTLFAQARRWGYNQVELHHISFGTILGEDRRPFASRTGGAPELEELIEQAVRLGRHKYEQSRQERLAQGHKLPDLSDAEIAAIAEAVGIGAIKYADLSQNRTSDYVFSYDKMLATDGNTATYMQYAYARCRSIFREGNVAEERFRTQPPPIQITHPSERALALQLLRFPEALQAAASEYLPHYLTNYLWELAKTFSGFFEHCPVLKAEPASLRDSRLLLVDLTARILRQTLELLGIRTVERM
- the kdsA gene encoding 3-deoxy-8-phosphooctulonate synthase, which gives rise to MAERSEAGGYRPVRVGPYTVGADQPLLWICGPCVIESRDHVLMVAERLRRLADELGLPLVFKASFDKANRSSGRSFRGVGLEAGLAALAAVRAATGLPVTTDVHEPYQAAAAAEVCDVLQVPAFLARQTDLLEACGRTGRVVNVKKGQFMAPWEMRQVIAKLADVGNERVLLTERGTTFGYGWLVNDMRGIAWMQQCGAPVIFDATHSVQKPGALGDRSGGDRSMVPLLARAAVAAGCDGLFLETHPDPDQAPSDGPNMLPLDQLPEVIRVCLRLRQVVLESSLQDRNRE
- a CDS encoding sensor histidine kinase, with product MARPRRLRSKLLLGLGLMVGSVGLLLGGTLYGIRAYYTTVRVTERKMYELQLANILIETLKGADAAEPTVEALQAVEAHLSIFREEQERSVSAGLDPDAGDQERGLLDQLARDVQQLQWLLHELKSSPRLLPDGRSEPLGQHPPLRTLFDRARRSAEHLRLAIIHDIESSTRQANRTIRQSQWVVALAATWAVVLVLTLLYYFRVWMFAPIRQLQAGVQRVHAGDFSQPICLHSGDELQELADEFNAMTARLAAVYADLARQVDERSRQLVRSERMVSVGFLAAGVAHEINNPLASILFCAEALERRLKDLIPADISSSPLPASASPLPPPAAEDREVIIRYLSMIQQEALRCKEITQKLLDFSRSGERQREPTDLAGLIRGVLEMVRHLPHCRGKQIVFEPSEYVVAPVHAQDLKSVVLNLVVNALESMDEGGRLTITLAARGDWAEMTFSDTGCGMTPEVLANLFEPFFTKSRTGKGTGLGLFISHQIIDQHGGTITASSPGPGRGSTFTVRLPLRPVTAGSETPAASRTPTLPAVRLASAA